A portion of the Gorilla gorilla gorilla isolate KB3781 chromosome X, NHGRI_mGorGor1-v2.1_pri, whole genome shotgun sequence genome contains these proteins:
- the LOC101139594 gene encoding trophinin isoform X2, translated as MHTLLAATKDSLAMDPPVVNRPKKSKTKKAPIKTITKAAPAAPPVPTANEIATNKPKITWQALNLPVITQISQTLPTTEVTNTQASSVTAQPKKANKMKRVTAKAAQGSQSPTGREGGTIQLKSPLQVLKLPVISQNIHAPIANESASSQALITSIKPKKASKAKKAANKAIASVTEVSLAATATHTATTQGQITNETASIHTTAASIRTKKASKARKTIAKVINTDTEHIEAPNVTDAATRQIEASVVAIRPKKSKGKKAASRGPNSVSEISEAPLATQMVTNQALAATLRVKRGSRARKAATKARVTESQTPNADQGAQAKMASAQTNVSALETQVATAVQALADDYLAQLSLEPTTRTRGKRNRKSKHLNGDERSGSNYRRIPWGRRPAPPRDVAILQERANKLVKYLLVKDQTKIPIKRSDMLRDVIQEYDEYFPEIIERASYTLEKMFRVNLKEIDKQSSLYILISTQESSAGILGTTKDTPKLGLLMVILSVIFMNGNKASEAVIWEVLRKLGLRPGVRHSLFGEVRKLITDEFVKQKYLEYKRVPNSRPPEYEFFWGLRSYHETSKMKVLKFACKVQKKDPKDWAVQYREAVEMEVQAAAVAVAEAEARAEARAQMGIGEEAVAGPWNWDDMDIDCLTREELGDDAQAWSRFSFEIEARAQENADASTNVNFSGGASTRAGFSDGASISFNGAPSSSGGFSGGPGITFGVAPSTSASFSNTASISFGGTLSTSSSFSSAASISFGGAPSTSTSFSSEASISFGGMPCTSASFSGGVSSSFSGPLSTSATFSGGASSGFGGTLSTTAGFSGVLSTSNSFGSVPTTSTVFSSALSTSTGFGGILSTSVCFGGSPSSSGSFGGTLSTSICFGGSPCTSTGFGGTLSTSVSFGGSSSTSANFGGTLSTSICFDGSPSTSAGFGGALNTSASFGSALNTSTGFGGAMSTSADFGGTLSTSVCFGGSPGTSVSFGSALNTNAGFGGAVSTNTDFGGTLSTSVCFGGSPSTSAGFGGALNTNASFGCAVSTSASFSGAVSTSACFSGAPSTNPGFGSAFSTSAGFGGALSTAADFGGTPSNSIGFGAAPSTSVSFGGAHGTSLCFGGAPSTSLCFGSASNTNLCFGGPPSTSACFSGATSPSFCDGPSTSTGFSFGNGLSTSAGFGGGLNTSAGFGGGLGTSAGFSGGLSTSSGFDGGLGTSAGFGGGPGTSTGFGGGLGTSAGFSGGLGTSAGFGGGLVTSDGFGGGLGTNASFGSTLGTGAGFSGGLSTSDGFGSRPNASFDRGLSTIIGFGSGSNTSTGFTGEPSTSTGFNSGPSSIVGFSGGPSTRVGFCSGPSTSGFSGGPSTGAGFGGGPNTGAGFGGGPSTSAGFGSGAASLGACGFSCG; from the exons ATGCATACCCTGTTGGCGGCAACCAAGGACTCCCTGGCCATGGACCCACCAGTTGTCAACCGGCCTAAGAAAAGCAAGACCAAGAAGGCCCCTATAAAGACTATTACTAAGGCTGCACCTGCTGCCCCTCCAGTCCCAACTGCCAATGAGATTGCCACCAACAAGCCCAAAATAACTTGGCAGGCTTTAAACCTGCCAGTCATTACCCAGATCAGCCAGACTTTACCTACCACTGAGGTAACCAATACTCAGGCTTCTTCAGTCACTGCTCAGCCTAAGAAAGCCAACAAGATGAAGAGAGTTACTGCCAAGGCAGCCCAAGGCTCCCAATCCCCAACTGGCCGTGAGGGTGGCACTATACAGCTCAAGTCACCCTTGCAGGTCCTAAAGCTACCAGTCATCTCACAGAATATTCACGCTCCAATTGCCAATGAGTCAGCCAGTTCCCAGGCCTTGATAACCTCTATCAAGCCTAAGAAAGCTTCCAAGGCTAAGAAGGCTGCAAATAAGGCCATAGCTAGTGTCACCGAGGTCTCGCTGGCTGCAACTGCCACCCATACAGCTACCACCCAAGGCCAAATTACCAATGAGACAGCCAGTATCCACACCACAGCAGCCTCCATCCGAACCAAGAAAGCCTCCAAAGCCAGGAAGACAATTGCTAAGGTCATAAATACTGACACTGAGCATATAGAGGCTCCAAATGTCACTGACGCAGCTACCAGGCAGATTGAGGCCTCAGTAGTGGCTATCAGGCCCAAAAAATCCAAGGGCAAGAAGGCTGCCAGCAGGGGCCCAAATTCTGTCTCTGAGATCTCTGAGGCCCCACTTGCCACTCAGATGGTCACAAACCAAGCCCTGGCGGCCACCCTGCGGGTCAAGAGAGGGTCTAGGGCTCGGAAGGCTGCCACTAAGGCTCGGGTAACTGAAAGCCAGACTCCAAATGCTGACCAAGGGGCCCAGGCCAAGATGGCCTCTGCTCAGACCAACGTAAGTGCCCTTGAGACTCAGGTTGCTACTGCTGTCCAGGCCCTGGCAGATGACTATCTGGCTCAGTTGAGCCTGGAGCCCACAACCAGGACCCGGGGCAAGAGAAACCGAAAG TCCAAGCATCTGAATGGGGATGAGAGAAGTGGCAGTAATTACAGGCGGATCCCATGGGGCCGGAGGCCTGCACCACCGCGAGATGTGGCCATTTTACAAGAAAGG GCTAATAAGTTGGTGAAATACCTGTTGGTTAAGGACCAGACAAAGATCCCCATCAAACGCTCAG ACATGCTGAGGGATGTCATCCAAGAATATGATGAATATTTCCCAGAAATCATTGAACGAGCAAGCTACACTCTGGAGAAG ATGTTTCGAGTCAATCTGAAAGAAATTGATAAGCAAAGTAGCTTGTATATTCTCATCAGCACTCAGGAATCCTCTGCAGGCATACTGGGAAC GACCAAGGACACACCCAAGCTGGGTCTCCTCATGGTGATTCTGAGTGTCATTTTTATGAATGGCAACAAGGCCAGTGAGG CTGTCATCTGGGAGGTGCTGCGCAAGTTGGGGCTGCGCCCTGG GGTGAGGCATTCACTCTTTGGGGAAGTGAGGAAGCTCATCACAGACGAGTTTGTGAAGCAGAA GTACCTGGAGTACAAGAGGGTCCCTAACAGCAGACCACCTGAATATGAGTTCTTCTGGGGCTTGCGCTCCTACCATGAGACTAGCAAGATGAAAGTCCTCAAGTTTGCATGCAAG GTGCAGAAGAAAGACCCCAAGGACTGGGCTGTGCAGTACCGCGAGGCAGTGGAGATGGAAGTCCAAGCTGCAGCTGTGGCTGTGGCTGAGGCTGAAGccagggctgaggcaagagccCAAATGGGGATTGGAGAGGAAGCTGTGGCTGGGCCCTGGAATTGGGATGACATGGATATCGACTGCCTAACAAGGGAAGAGTTAGGCGATGATGCTCAGGCCTGGAGCAGATTTTCATTTGAAATTGAGGCCAGAGCCCAAGAAAATGCAGATGCCAGCACCAACGTCAACTTCAGCGGAGGAGCTAGTACCAGGGCTGGCTTCAGCGATGGTGCTAGTATTAGCTTCAATGGTGCACCCAGCTCCAGTGGTGGCTTCAGTGGTGGACCTGGCATTACCTTTGGTGTTGCACCCAGCACCAGTGCCAGCTTCAGCAATACAGCCAGCATTAGCTTTGGTGGCACACTGAGCACTAGCTCCAGCTTCAGCAGCGCAGCCAGCATTAGCTTTGGTGGTGCACCCAGCACCAGCACTAGtttcagcagtgaagccagcaTTAGCTTTGGTGGCATGCCTTGTACCAGTGCCAGCTTTAGTGGTGGAGTCAGCTCTAGTTTTAGTGGTCCACTCAGCACCAGTGCCACTTTCAGTGGTGGAGCCAGCTCTGGCTTTGGAGGCACACTCAGCACCACGGCTGGCTTTAGTGGTGTACTCAGCACTAGCAACAGCTTTGGCAGTGTACCCACAACGAGCACAGTCTTCAGTAGTGCGCTTAGCACCAGCACTGGCTTTGGAGGCATACTCAGCACCAGTGTCTGTTTTGGTGGCTCTCCCAGCTCCAGTGGTAGCTTTGGTGGTACACTCAGTACCAGTATCTGCTTTGGTGGCTCTCCCTGCACCAGCACTGGCTTTGGAGGCACACTCAGCACCAGTGTCTCCTTTGGTGGCTCTTCCAGCACCAGTGCCAATTTTGGTGGTACACTAAGTACCAGCATCTGCTTTGATGGCTCTCCCAGCACTAGTGCTGGCTTTGGTGGTGCTCTCAACACCAGTGCCAGCTTTGGCAGTGCGCTCAACACCAGTACTGGTTTTGGTGGTGCTATGAGCACCAGTGCTGACTTTGGTGGTACACTAAGCACCAGTGTCTGCTTTGGTGGCTCTCCTGGCACCAGTGTCAGCTTTGGCAGTGCACTCAACACCAATGCTGGTTTTGGTGGTGCTGTCAGCACCAACACTGACTTTGGTGGTACACTAAGCACCAGCGTCTGTTTTGGTGGCTCTCCCAGCACCAGTGCTGGCTTTGGTGGTGCACTCAACACCAATGCCAGCTTTGGCTGTGCCGTCAGCACCAGTGCCAGCTTCAGTGGTGCTGTCAGCACCAGTGCTTGCTTCAGTGGTGCACCAAGCACCAACCCTGGCTTTGGCAGTGCATTTAGCACCAGTGCTGGCTTCGGTGGGGCACTTAGTACCGCTGCTGACTTCGGTGGTACTCCCAGCAACAGCATTGGCTTTGGTGCTGCTCCCAGCACCAGTGTCAGCTTTGGTGGTGCTCATGGCACCAGCCTCTGTTTTGGTGGAGCTCCCAGCACCAGCCTCTGCTTTGGCAGTGCATCTAATACTAACCTATGCTTTGGTGGCCCTCCTAGCACCAGTGCCTGCTTTAGTGGTGCTACCAGCCCTAGTTTTTGTGATGGACCCAGCACCAGTACCGGTTTCAGCTTTGGCAATGGGTTAAGCACCAGTGCTGGATTTGGTGGTGGACTGAACACCAGTGCTGGCTTTGGTGGTGGCCTAGGCACCAGTGCTGGCTTCAGTGGTGGCCTAAGCACAAGTTCTGGCTTTGATGGTGGGTTAGGTACCAGCGCTGGCTTCGGTGGAGGACCAGGCACCAGCACTGGTTTTGGTGGTGGACTGGGCACCAGTGCTGGCTTCAGTGGTGGACTGGGCACCAGTGCTGGCTTTGGTGGTGGACTGGTCACTAGTGATGGCTTTGGTGGTGGACTGGGCACCAATGCTAGTTTCGGCAGCACACTTGGCACCGGTGCTGGCTTTAGTGGTGGCCTCAGCACCAGCGATGGCTTTGGCAGTAGGCCTAATGCCAGCTTCGACAGAGGACTGAGTACCATCATTGGCTTTGGCAGTGGTTCCAACACCAGCACTGGCTTTACTGGCGAACCCAGCACCAGCACGGGCTTCAATAGTGGACCCAGTTCTATTGTTGGCTTCAGCGGTGGACCAAGCACTCGTGTTGGCTTCTGCAGTGGACCAAGCACCAGTGGCTTCAGCGGTGGACCGAGCACAGGAGCTGGCTTCGGCGGTGGACCAAACACTGGTGCTGGCTTTGGTGGTGGACCGAGCACCAGTGCTGGCTTTGGCAGTGGAGCCGCCAGTCTTGGTGCCTGTGGCTTCTCCTGTGGCTAG